In the genome of Cellvibrio sp. KY-YJ-3, one region contains:
- a CDS encoding lytic polysaccharide monooxygenase, with protein MNKINKWHSRLNLKSCGVSALIISLSSLFAVTEASAHGYVSSPKSRVIQCKENGIENPSHPACIAAKAAGNGGLYTPQEVAVGGVRDNHEFFIPDGRLCSANRANLFGMDLARTDWPATSVTAGPLNFVWTNTAAHKTTYFRYYITREGYDHSQPLRWSDLELIHDSGPEDQQAVSTHRVQLPPRTGRHIVYSIWQRDWLRDAAEGFYQCIDIDYGNGSNPPASSSASSVYNSSVASLSSSSIASSISNNTCEGLGIWNPSIAYTAPTQVQHNGKRYQANYWTQNNNPASNSGQYSYWLDLGACVGGVASSSVASSILASSSSSVSSAVASSSSAATGNCSSPAYVNGATYAAGALVQNGGSEYSCTVAGWCTVGGPYAPGTGWAWTNAWSLVRSCQ; from the coding sequence GTGAACAAGATCAATAAATGGCACTCACGCCTCAACCTGAAAAGTTGTGGCGTATCAGCCTTAATCATCAGCCTCAGTTCTTTGTTTGCCGTTACCGAAGCCAGCGCCCACGGCTACGTGTCATCACCCAAAAGTCGGGTGATTCAATGTAAGGAAAACGGTATTGAAAACCCCAGTCACCCCGCGTGTATCGCAGCCAAAGCAGCAGGTAACGGCGGCTTGTACACCCCGCAAGAAGTGGCGGTGGGCGGTGTGCGCGACAACCATGAGTTCTTTATTCCCGATGGCCGCCTGTGTAGCGCCAACCGCGCCAACCTGTTTGGCATGGACCTCGCCCGCACCGACTGGCCAGCCACCAGCGTGACTGCTGGTCCACTGAACTTTGTGTGGACTAATACCGCGGCGCACAAAACCACCTATTTCCGCTACTACATCACCCGTGAAGGTTACGATCACAGCCAGCCGTTGCGTTGGAGCGATCTGGAATTGATTCACGATTCAGGCCCGGAAGATCAACAAGCCGTATCTACCCATCGGGTACAACTGCCACCGCGTACCGGTCGTCACATTGTGTACAGCATTTGGCAACGCGACTGGCTGCGCGATGCGGCGGAAGGCTTTTATCAATGTATCGATATCGACTACGGCAACGGTTCTAACCCACCGGCCAGCAGCAGCGCTTCGTCGGTTTATAACTCATCGGTAGCGTCATTGAGCTCTAGCTCCATCGCCTCCAGCATCTCCAACAATACCTGTGAAGGTTTGGGCATTTGGAACCCGAGCATTGCTTATACCGCACCGACCCAAGTGCAACACAATGGCAAACGGTACCAGGCCAACTACTGGACGCAAAATAACAATCCTGCAAGCAACAGCGGCCAATACAGCTATTGGTTAGATCTGGGTGCCTGTGTAGGTGGTGTAGCTTCATCCTCGGTGGCATCGAGCATCCTTGCCAGCTCGTCGTCCAGCGTGAGCAGTGCGGTAGCGTCTTCATCTTCGGCCGCTACCGGCAACTGTAGCTCACCCGCCTATGTCAACGGCGCGACCTATGCTGCAGGAGCCTTGGTACAAAACGGTGGTAGCGAGTACAGCTGCACCGTGGCTGGCTGGTGCACCGTGGGAGGCCCCTACGCACCGGGTACTGGCTGGGCCTGGACCAACGCCTGGTCACTGGTGCGCAGCTGCCAATAA
- the phoR gene encoding phosphate regulon sensor histidine kinase PhoR yields MLKGFSAELQRILIILATCSLIGFFSDNYALWMLLGCGIYIVWMLWQMRRLNQWLLKRESEHPPEASGIWGQVFDNIYQLQRDQRIEKDNLQAVIKRIQEISSALKDGLVILDARGHLDFWNPAAHRMLGLNTKDQGQSVINFVRHPKFVAYFEEGNYGEPLEIPSPRFPSKHLQFQITPFGKMERLIVVRDVTQLHNLEKMRQDFIANVSHELRTPLTVINGYVETLADNNTTPSWNKPLQQMLQQAKRMSLLINDLLVLSKLETTEAGHNYKPINIEQLLTIVKSEAEVLSKDKNQQLTLVCNNTTRPLLLQGNEKELHSAFSNLVINAIKYTQPEGRINMLLWQDEKHFYVSVSDNGPGIDAQHIPRLTERFYRVDASRNSGTGGTGLGLAIVKHVLMRHYAELKITSELGKGSMFICVFALPQ; encoded by the coding sequence TTGTTAAAAGGTTTCAGCGCTGAACTCCAGCGCATTCTGATTATTCTCGCCACCTGCAGCCTGATTGGTTTTTTCAGCGACAACTACGCGCTGTGGATGCTACTCGGCTGTGGCATTTACATTGTGTGGATGCTCTGGCAAATGCGCCGCTTGAACCAGTGGCTACTCAAACGCGAGAGCGAACACCCGCCGGAGGCCAGTGGTATCTGGGGGCAGGTGTTCGACAACATCTACCAACTGCAGCGCGATCAACGCATTGAAAAAGACAACCTGCAAGCGGTGATCAAACGCATCCAGGAAATCAGCTCAGCACTCAAAGACGGGCTGGTCATTCTGGACGCGCGCGGCCATCTGGATTTCTGGAACCCCGCCGCCCATCGCATGCTTGGGTTGAATACCAAAGACCAGGGGCAATCGGTCATCAATTTTGTGCGTCACCCCAAATTTGTCGCCTATTTTGAAGAGGGCAATTACGGCGAGCCGCTGGAAATTCCCTCGCCGCGTTTTCCCTCCAAACACCTGCAATTCCAAATCACCCCGTTTGGCAAAATGGAGCGATTGATTGTGGTGCGTGATGTGACCCAACTGCACAACTTGGAAAAAATGCGTCAGGATTTTATCGCCAACGTCTCCCATGAATTGCGCACACCGCTCACGGTGATAAACGGCTATGTGGAAACCCTCGCCGATAACAACACCACCCCGAGCTGGAATAAACCACTGCAGCAAATGTTGCAGCAAGCCAAGCGTATGTCGCTGCTGATTAACGATTTACTGGTGCTTTCCAAACTCGAAACCACTGAGGCGGGTCACAATTACAAGCCCATTAATATTGAGCAGCTGCTCACTATTGTGAAAAGCGAAGCGGAAGTATTAAGCAAGGATAAAAACCAACAGCTCACGCTGGTGTGCAACAACACCACGCGCCCGCTATTGTTGCAGGGCAACGAAAAAGAATTGCACAGCGCCTTTTCCAATCTGGTAATTAACGCCATTAAATACACCCAGCCCGAAGGGCGCATCAACATGCTGTTATGGCAGGACGAGAAACATTTTTATGTTTCGGTAAGCGATAACGGCCCTGGCATTGATGCCCAACATATTCCGCGCCTGACCGAGCGTTTTTATCGTGTGGATGCCAGCCGCAACAGCGGCACCGGCGGCACCGGGTTGGGTTTGGCGATTGTGAAACACGTGCTGATGCGCCATTACGCCGAATTAAAAATTACCAGTGAACTAGGCAAGGGCAGTATGTTTATTTGTGTCTTTGCACTGCCGCAATAG
- the phoB gene encoding phosphate regulon transcriptional regulator PhoB — protein MTGRKILIVDDESAIRDMLRVALEMAEYQVLEASNAQDAHGLIIDEKPDLILLDWMMPGTSGIELARRLKRDEVTANTPIIMLTAKGEEDNKIQGLEVGADDYITKPFSPRELVARLKAVLRRADPQISAAPITVQGLCLDPASHRVTIHDQSVDMGPTEYRLLEFFLTHQERAYTRSQLLDHVWGGNVYVEERTVDVHIRRLRKALTIDGHEDLIQTVRGTGYRFSTRIEA, from the coding sequence ATGACTGGTCGCAAAATTCTTATCGTCGACGATGAATCCGCCATTCGCGATATGTTGCGTGTGGCACTGGAGATGGCCGAGTACCAAGTGCTGGAAGCCAGTAACGCGCAGGACGCTCACGGCCTGATTATCGACGAAAAACCCGACCTGATCCTGTTGGATTGGATGATGCCCGGCACCAGCGGTATTGAACTCGCGCGCCGCCTGAAGCGCGACGAAGTTACCGCTAATACTCCCATCATCATGCTCACCGCCAAAGGTGAAGAGGACAACAAAATTCAGGGGCTGGAAGTTGGCGCCGACGATTACATCACCAAACCTTTTTCACCGCGTGAATTGGTCGCCCGCTTGAAAGCGGTATTGCGTCGTGCCGACCCACAGATTTCCGCCGCCCCCATCACCGTACAGGGTCTGTGTTTGGACCCCGCCAGCCACCGCGTCACCATCCACGATCAGTCAGTCGATATGGGCCCCACTGAATATCGCCTGCTGGAGTTTTTTCTCACCCACCAGGAAAGAGCCTATACTCGCAGCCAATTGCTGGATCATGTCTGGGGCGGCAATGTGTATGTGGAGGAGCGCACGGTCGATGTGCATATCCGCCGCCTGCGCAAAGCCCTGACCATCGACGGTCACGAAGACCTGATCCAAACCGTACGCGGTACCGGCTATCGTTTTTCTACCCGAATCGAAGCCTGA
- the ubiA gene encoding 4-hydroxybenzoate octaprenyltransferase — protein MGKLKQKLPLYWRLMRMDRPIGTLLLLWPTLWSLWLAAKGIPSVKNLVIFTLGVIVMRAAGCVINDFADRKIDGSVARTKDRPLATGAVSSREAIFLFIGLCVIAFALVLMTNPLTIKLSLGGLLLAFCYPFMKRHTHLPQVVLGAAFAWGIPMAYAAEAGSLHENIWLIYLAVVLWTVAYDTFYAMVDREDDLKIGVKSTAILFGEQDRLMTGILQILALYALILVGNRFELGLFYYLGLTVAGGLFAYQQWLIRFRAREACFKAFLNNNWVGVAVFAGLAMDYYWR, from the coding sequence ATGGGCAAACTCAAGCAAAAACTGCCGCTCTACTGGCGCTTGATGCGCATGGATCGCCCCATAGGCACATTGCTGCTGCTCTGGCCCACCCTCTGGAGCCTGTGGCTGGCAGCCAAAGGCATACCCAGCGTGAAAAATCTGGTGATTTTTACTCTGGGTGTGATTGTGATGCGCGCGGCTGGCTGCGTAATCAATGACTTTGCCGACCGCAAAATCGACGGCAGCGTCGCGCGCACCAAAGATCGCCCGCTCGCCACCGGCGCAGTTTCCAGCCGCGAGGCGATTTTTTTATTCATTGGCCTATGCGTGATCGCCTTTGCATTAGTGCTGATGACCAACCCGCTTACCATCAAACTCTCCCTCGGCGGTCTGTTGCTCGCCTTCTGCTACCCTTTTATGAAACGTCACACCCACTTGCCGCAGGTAGTATTGGGTGCCGCGTTTGCCTGGGGAATACCCATGGCCTATGCGGCCGAGGCCGGTTCGCTACACGAAAACATTTGGCTGATTTACCTCGCCGTGGTGCTCTGGACGGTAGCTTATGACACCTTTTATGCCATGGTGGATCGCGAGGACGACCTTAAAATCGGCGTGAAATCCACCGCCATCTTGTTTGGGGAACAGGATCGGTTGATGACCGGCATCCTGCAAATCCTGGCGCTCTATGCGCTGATTCTGGTGGGCAATCGCTTTGAGCTGGGGCTGTTCTATTATCTGGGCTTGACGGTGGCGGGTGGTTTGTTTGCCTATCAACAATGGCTGATTCGCTTTCGCGCGCGCGAAGCCTGCTTCAAAGCCTTTTTAAATAACAACTGGGTGGGTGTGGCGGTATTTGCCGGTTTAGCTATGGATTATTACTGGCGCTAA
- a CDS encoding chorismate lyase: protein MPSAIASTHRSFRWRPRRQLPPQSRPPRALCAWLDDSGSLTARLIALSQGQFHLEVLRQYLALPSREEQQALAMARPARALIREVILCGRNQPWVFARSVLPLSSLSGKLRHLRKQHNRPLGAFLFSQPHLRRSPIAVAAFSADDGYVHASIARQNSLWGRRSVFALDGKPLLVSEVFLPALCAQLLQDKPSINNQ, encoded by the coding sequence TTGCCCAGTGCGATAGCTTCCACCCACCGCAGTTTCCGCTGGCGCCCACGCCGACAGCTGCCGCCCCAAAGCCGTCCTCCGCGCGCCTTATGCGCTTGGCTGGATGATAGCGGCTCACTCACCGCCCGTTTGATTGCGCTCAGCCAAGGCCAGTTTCACTTGGAGGTTCTGCGTCAATATCTCGCCCTCCCCAGCCGTGAAGAACAACAAGCACTCGCCATGGCGCGGCCCGCGCGCGCATTAATCCGCGAGGTAATTCTGTGTGGTCGCAACCAGCCATGGGTATTTGCGCGCAGTGTACTGCCGCTGTCCAGCCTTAGCGGTAAATTGCGCCACCTGCGCAAACAGCACAATCGTCCACTCGGCGCCTTTTTGTTTAGTCAGCCGCACTTGCGGCGCAGCCCCATTGCAGTAGCCGCCTTTAGCGCCGATGATGGCTATGTGCACGCCAGTATCGCCCGCCAGAACTCACTCTGGGGACGTCGCTCGGTGTTTGCATTGGATGGGAAACCGCTGCTGGTGAGTGAGGTGTTTTTACCCGCGCTCTGCGCTCAGTTGTTGCAGGATAAACCATCGATCAATAATCAATAA
- a CDS encoding HU family DNA-binding protein, producing MHKTDIVVALANTTDLGVNKADLVVSAFIEQITNALARGESVALLGFGSFNVSERAAREGRNPQTGATIQIAASKTVTFKAGKALKDAVNE from the coding sequence ATGCATAAGACCGATATAGTTGTTGCCCTGGCCAATACGACTGACCTGGGCGTAAATAAAGCGGATTTGGTGGTCTCGGCGTTTATTGAGCAGATCACCAATGCCTTGGCGCGCGGTGAGTCGGTAGCGCTGCTGGGTTTTGGCAGTTTTAATGTGAGCGAGCGCGCCGCGCGTGAAGGCCGCAATCCGCAGACGGGTGCCACTATCCAAATCGCCGCCAGCAAAACCGTCACCTTTAAAGCGGGCAAAGCGTTGAAAGACGCCGTTAACGAATAA
- a CDS encoding dicarboxylate/amino acid:cation symporter has product MSLTNKILLGMLLGIVVGVVFNLILGVDEANKVPATQLGQWLQTVVINGLLDAIGQVFVASLKLLVVPLVFVSLVCGAASLGGHSRMGALATKTMALYLLTTALAIALAMGVAVIVQPGGDVDMALASNYAAPEAPSIKETFVSIFPSNPIQAMAEGNMLQVIVFSILFGVAIARTGGTIGSNMSTFFENLNEVVLKMVMLLMQLAPYGVFCLLVKLFASLGFGAILDLAKYFFTVLFVLLLHGLGVYGLLLKTLSGLGPLIFLRKMWKVMVFGFSTASSNATLPVTMRTVEHDLGVDNKVASFSVPLGATINMDGTAIMQGVATVFIAQAYNIDIGLMGYLMVILTATLASVGTAGVPGVGLVTLAMVLQSVGLPVEGIALIIGVDRFLDMVRTAVNITGDAVVSVIVAKSEGMLDETRFNDMTLNAETDPV; this is encoded by the coding sequence ATGTCACTGACTAACAAGATTCTGCTCGGCATGCTGTTGGGCATTGTAGTTGGGGTAGTGTTTAACCTGATTTTAGGGGTAGATGAAGCGAATAAGGTTCCAGCAACGCAACTGGGGCAATGGTTGCAGACGGTTGTAATCAATGGCCTGTTGGATGCGATTGGCCAGGTATTTGTTGCCTCGCTCAAGTTATTGGTTGTTCCGCTGGTATTTGTCTCGCTGGTCTGCGGTGCGGCTTCGCTGGGCGGGCACAGCCGTATGGGTGCACTGGCGACCAAAACCATGGCGCTCTATTTGTTGACTACTGCGCTCGCGATTGCATTGGCGATGGGCGTGGCGGTAATAGTCCAGCCCGGTGGTGATGTGGATATGGCTTTGGCCAGCAACTACGCGGCACCTGAAGCCCCCTCGATTAAAGAGACCTTTGTCAGTATTTTCCCCAGCAACCCGATTCAAGCCATGGCTGAAGGCAATATGCTGCAAGTCATTGTGTTTTCGATTCTGTTTGGTGTGGCCATAGCGCGCACCGGCGGGACTATTGGCAGCAACATGAGCACCTTCTTTGAGAACCTCAATGAGGTGGTGTTAAAGATGGTGATGTTGTTGATGCAGTTGGCACCCTATGGTGTGTTTTGCCTATTGGTCAAACTGTTTGCCTCGCTGGGTTTTGGTGCCATTCTCGATCTCGCCAAGTATTTTTTTACGGTGTTATTTGTATTGCTGCTGCACGGTTTGGGCGTCTACGGCCTGCTGCTGAAAACCCTGAGCGGCTTAGGCCCGCTGATTTTCCTGCGCAAAATGTGGAAGGTGATGGTATTTGGTTTCAGTACTGCCTCCAGCAATGCCACCCTCCCGGTGACCATGCGCACGGTGGAGCACGATTTGGGGGTGGACAACAAAGTGGCCAGCTTTTCGGTACCTCTGGGCGCCACTATTAACATGGATGGCACCGCCATCATGCAGGGCGTGGCCACTGTATTTATCGCCCAGGCCTACAACATCGATATTGGTCTGATGGGTTATCTAATGGTGATACTCACCGCCACTCTTGCCTCGGTCGGCACCGCCGGTGTGCCCGGTGTTGGTCTGGTGACTCTGGCGATGGTATTGCAATCGGTGGGGTTGCCGGTGGAAGGCATTGCGTTGATTATCGGCGTGGATCGCTTTTTGGATATGGTGCGCACCGCCGTGAATATTACCGGCGATGCGGTTGTTTCAGTAATTGTCGCCAAAAGTGAAGGCATGCTCGACGAGACACGCTTTAACGATATGACCCTTAACGCCGAAACCGACCCTGTCTAG
- the hisB gene encoding imidazoleglycerol-phosphate dehydratase HisB translates to MTDSTPCTDPTAPNQRVASVARNTLETKINVSLNLDGAGKGVFNTGVPFLEHMMDQIARHGMIDLDVTCDGDTHIDDHHSVEDIGITIGQAVAKAVGDKKGIRRYGHAYVPLDEALSRVVIDFSGRPGLVMQIPFTQKRVGQFDVELFWEFFQGFVNHAGVTLHVDNLRGHNAHHQIETVFKAFGRALRMALELDPRMEGIMPSTKGSL, encoded by the coding sequence ATGACCGATTCAACCCCTTGCACTGACCCTACTGCACCCAACCAACGGGTTGCCAGTGTGGCGCGCAATACCCTGGAAACCAAAATCAACGTCAGCCTCAACCTCGATGGCGCCGGTAAAGGCGTGTTTAACACCGGCGTGCCCTTTCTTGAACATATGATGGATCAGATCGCCCGCCATGGCATGATCGACCTGGACGTCACCTGCGACGGCGACACCCATATCGACGATCACCACTCAGTGGAAGACATTGGCATCACCATTGGTCAGGCCGTTGCCAAAGCCGTGGGCGATAAAAAAGGCATCCGCCGCTACGGCCACGCCTACGTGCCGCTGGATGAAGCCTTGTCGCGCGTGGTGATCGATTTCTCCGGCCGCCCCGGCCTGGTCATGCAGATCCCCTTTACGCAAAAGCGCGTCGGCCAGTTTGATGTGGAATTGTTCTGGGAGTTTTTCCAGGGCTTCGTCAACCACGCCGGCGTTACCCTGCACGTGGACAACCTGCGCGGCCACAATGCCCATCACCAGATAGAAACTGTGTTCAAAGCCTTCGGCCGCGCCCTGCGTATGGCGCTCGAACTCGACCCGCGCATGGAAGGCATTATGCCCTCCACCAAAGGTAGCCTCTGA
- the hisH gene encoding imidazole glycerol phosphate synthase subunit HisH yields the protein MTKQTVAVIDYGMGNLHSVASALSHVAPEQNVVVTSDPAVVAAADRVVFPGVGAIRDCMAEIKRLGFDKLLREQIATGKPVLGICVGMQALMDSSEENGGVDCIGILPGKVRFFGENHRDAAGNHLKVPHMGWNQVHHNDHPLWVGIEQDSRFYFVHSFYVFAEDSSLIAATCDYGVPFHAALTRGNLFAVQFHPEKSHTAGLQLLKNFLHWDGKA from the coding sequence ATGACTAAGCAGACAGTTGCCGTTATCGATTACGGCATGGGCAACCTCCACTCAGTGGCCAGCGCCCTGAGTCATGTTGCACCTGAACAAAACGTTGTGGTGACTTCTGATCCCGCCGTGGTAGCCGCTGCCGACCGCGTGGTATTCCCCGGTGTAGGCGCGATCCGCGACTGCATGGCGGAAATCAAACGCCTCGGCTTCGACAAGCTGTTGCGCGAGCAAATCGCCACTGGTAAACCGGTGCTCGGCATTTGTGTTGGCATGCAGGCTTTAATGGATAGCAGCGAAGAAAACGGCGGTGTCGATTGCATCGGCATTCTGCCGGGAAAAGTGCGCTTTTTCGGCGAAAATCATCGCGATGCTGCAGGAAATCACCTGAAAGTACCGCATATGGGCTGGAATCAGGTGCATCACAATGATCACCCACTTTGGGTGGGTATCGAGCAGGACAGCCGCTTCTACTTCGTGCACAGCTTTTATGTATTTGCCGAAGATAGCAGCTTGATCGCTGCAACTTGCGACTATGGCGTACCATTTCATGCAGCGCTCACACGCGGCAATCTGTTTGCGGTGCAATTCCACCCGGAAAAGAGCCACACGGCGGGTTTGCAGTTGCTGAAGAATTTTTTACATTGGGATGGCAAGGCTTAG
- the hisA gene encoding 1-(5-phosphoribosyl)-5-[(5-phosphoribosylamino)methylideneamino]imidazole-4-carboxamide isomerase — protein MLIIPAIDLKDGQCVRLRQGLMDDSTVFSDDPVAMAAQWVQQGCRRLHLVDLNGAFEGKPVNGGVVTAIAKAYPKLPIQIGGGIRSAETIEYYLNAGVEYVIIGTKAVKEPQFVTDMCKQFPGHIIVGLDAKDGWVATDGWAEVSNVQASELAKRFEQDGVSSIVYTDIARDGMMQGVNVQATVAMAQASSIPIIASGGVTNMDDIIALKAESHKGICGAITGRAIYEGTLTMAEAQAYCDAN, from the coding sequence ATGTTAATTATCCCCGCAATTGATTTAAAAGATGGCCAATGTGTACGCTTGCGCCAGGGTTTGATGGACGATTCAACCGTGTTCTCTGACGATCCCGTCGCGATGGCCGCACAATGGGTGCAACAAGGTTGTCGTCGTTTGCATTTGGTCGATTTGAATGGCGCCTTTGAAGGCAAGCCAGTGAATGGCGGTGTGGTTACTGCGATTGCCAAAGCCTATCCCAAGCTGCCGATTCAGATCGGCGGCGGCATCCGCAGCGCGGAAACCATCGAGTATTACCTGAATGCGGGTGTTGAATACGTAATTATCGGCACCAAAGCGGTAAAAGAGCCGCAGTTTGTGACCGACATGTGCAAACAATTTCCCGGTCACATCATCGTCGGCCTTGATGCCAAAGACGGCTGGGTTGCCACCGACGGCTGGGCGGAAGTATCCAATGTGCAAGCCTCCGAACTCGCCAAACGTTTCGAGCAGGACGGTGTCAGCAGCATCGTCTACACCGACATCGCCCGCGACGGAATGATGCAAGGTGTGAATGTGCAGGCGACTGTCGCTATGGCGCAGGCCTCCAGCATCCCGATTATCGCCTCAGGTGGCGTGACCAATATGGACGATATTATCGCGCTCAAAGCCGAATCACATAAGGGTATCTGCGGCGCCATCACCGGCCGCGCGATTTACGAAGGCACGCTGACCATGGCAGAAGCTCAAGCTTATTGCGACGCAAATTAA
- the hisF gene encoding imidazole glycerol phosphate synthase subunit HisF: protein MALAKRIIPCLDVDNGRVVKGVQFLDIRDAGDPVEIAKRYNQEGADEITFLDITATHEGRATTVHTVEKIASEVFIPLTVGGGIRTVEDIRIMLNAGADKVSINSAAVFNPDFVKAASDRFGAQCIVVAIDAKKVSAEGETPRWEIFTHGGRKPTGIDAVEWAAKMAAYGAGEILLTSMDGDGTKKGYDLGVTRAISDAVPVPVIASGGVGNLQHLVDGVTQGRADAVLAASIFHFREYTLQQAKEYMRERGIEVRL from the coding sequence ATGGCACTCGCAAAACGCATAATTCCCTGCCTCGATGTGGACAATGGCCGCGTGGTTAAAGGCGTGCAATTTCTGGATATCCGCGATGCGGGTGATCCGGTAGAAATCGCCAAGCGCTACAACCAGGAAGGCGCGGATGAGATCACCTTTCTCGATATCACCGCTACCCATGAAGGGCGTGCCACCACGGTGCACACGGTAGAGAAGATCGCGAGCGAGGTGTTTATCCCGCTTACGGTGGGCGGCGGTATTCGCACGGTGGAGGATATCCGCATCATGCTTAATGCGGGTGCAGATAAAGTGAGTATCAACTCAGCAGCGGTGTTTAACCCCGACTTTGTAAAAGCGGCCTCTGACCGTTTTGGTGCCCAGTGCATTGTGGTGGCGATTGATGCTAAAAAAGTCAGCGCTGAAGGCGAGACACCGCGCTGGGAGATTTTTACCCACGGTGGCCGTAAACCTACGGGCATCGACGCAGTGGAGTGGGCAGCCAAAATGGCCGCCTATGGTGCGGGCGAGATTTTGCTTACCAGCATGGATGGCGATGGCACCAAAAAGGGTTATGACCTGGGTGTGACGCGCGCGATTAGCGATGCGGTGCCGGTGCCGGTGATCGCTTCGGGCGGCGTGGGCAATTTGCAGCATTTGGTGGATGGTGTGACTCAGGGCCGTGCCGATGCGGTGCTGGCGGCGAGCATTTTTCATTTCCGCGAATACACCTTGCAGCAAGCGAAAGAGTATATGCGTGAGCGGGGTATAGAGGTGCGTCTGTAA
- a CDS encoding DUF6316 family protein — protein MATANRAGEQGSVPSRHGRYIQKDGYWYYTTREGVDIGPFDSHADAEVGVGEFIEFIQASEPKVSDVLKQYRAA, from the coding sequence ATGGCTACAGCAAATAGAGCAGGCGAACAGGGCAGCGTCCCTTCCCGGCACGGCAGATACATACAGAAAGATGGCTACTGGTATTACACCACCCGCGAAGGCGTGGATATAGGCCCGTTTGATAGCCACGCTGATGCCGAAGTAGGTGTTGGAGAGTTTATTGAATTTATTCAGGCATCCGAACCAAAGGTATCCGATGTACTAAAGCAGTACCGCGCGGCCTAG
- a CDS encoding divergent polysaccharide deacetylase family protein → MCTPKARFHCRWLFILLSCLASIDSASSAPAANQHAQLAIIIDDLGYNLRLGQRTLNLPGAITVAVLPFTPHGRELAHYAHQQGKEVMLHAPMSNHHDYPLGRGGLRSGMAKTEFIAVLRQNLANVPHVKGVNNHMGSQLTEEAEPMGWLMAELKQQQLYFVDSRTSAQTQALIQAQEIGLPSRRRDVFLDDKKDQQVIYQQLLLALEKAQQQGSAIAIGHPYPETLRVLEQLPELLARYQVHLVKASQLMADTIPGGLKGGAGNYCLAPPMSLWPETWMPINPFDYTPPVWEN, encoded by the coding sequence ATGTGCACGCCGAAGGCAAGATTCCACTGCCGCTGGCTATTTATCCTCTTGAGTTGCCTGGCGTCGATTGACAGCGCCAGCAGCGCCCCCGCTGCCAATCAACACGCCCAACTGGCAATCATTATCGATGACCTGGGTTACAACCTGCGCCTCGGTCAGCGCACCTTGAACCTGCCCGGCGCTATCACCGTTGCGGTTTTACCCTTTACCCCCCACGGACGCGAGCTGGCCCACTATGCCCATCAACAGGGTAAAGAAGTCATGCTGCACGCGCCCATGAGCAATCATCATGATTATCCTCTAGGGCGCGGGGGCTTGCGCAGCGGCATGGCAAAAACCGAATTCATCGCCGTATTGCGCCAGAATCTCGCCAATGTACCCCATGTCAAAGGCGTGAATAACCATATGGGCAGCCAACTCACAGAAGAGGCCGAACCTATGGGCTGGTTGATGGCGGAGTTAAAACAACAACAGCTCTATTTTGTCGATAGTCGCACCAGCGCCCAGACCCAGGCGCTGATTCAGGCACAGGAAATCGGTTTGCCCAGCCGTCGGCGCGACGTATTTTTGGATGATAAAAAAGACCAGCAGGTCATTTACCAACAGTTGTTGTTAGCACTGGAAAAAGCACAGCAACAAGGCTCAGCCATCGCGATCGGCCACCCTTATCCAGAGACACTGCGCGTATTGGAACAACTACCGGAACTATTGGCGCGCTATCAAGTCCACTTGGTTAAGGCATCGCAATTAATGGCCGATACCATCCCGGGTGGATTAAAGGGAGGCGCGGGCAATTATTGTCTCGCACCGCCCATGAGCCTCTGGCCGGAAACCTGGATGCCTATCAACCCTTTTGACTACACACCGCCAGTGTGGGAAAATTGA